One region of Peribacillus simplex genomic DNA includes:
- a CDS encoding YaaC family protein: MPENNDNFDKYTPFFSASSSQLFLQKCYMREKIEDAEMKSYENCYPFIYHLEHGKTYYNQAAIAPLSIQPILIFYGFAQLLKACLLTIDPNYPESTSVLAHGVTTRKRKKQQYEFLKDEVKTQKNGLFTCIAEKLFHIKHLEGEKFSMGTLLKEIPDMQNFTWPIPQKNFAALSPSPDGFQLPSAILDSYKMSSSRLEEFLKSKTNQVFSISEAPRTLTLKADSILIHNASSPIRYNMAEGQFMLSLNKDSSAFSLPELLIHYLISYNLSIIARYETEWWAELMKTMPNDDYPCIVQFLKISQAKVPFLIFEWIKSKRFNF; encoded by the coding sequence ATGCCTGAAAACAATGATAATTTCGATAAATATACCCCTTTTTTTTCCGCATCTTCCTCACAACTTTTTTTACAAAAATGTTATATGCGTGAAAAAATAGAAGATGCAGAAATGAAAAGTTACGAAAACTGTTATCCATTTATATACCATCTTGAACATGGTAAAACATATTATAATCAGGCTGCCATAGCTCCACTTTCCATACAGCCAATCCTAATATTTTATGGATTCGCCCAATTGTTAAAGGCCTGCCTGCTCACTATTGATCCTAACTATCCTGAATCAACTTCGGTACTTGCCCATGGGGTAACTACAAGAAAAAGAAAAAAACAACAATACGAATTTTTAAAGGACGAAGTAAAAACGCAAAAGAATGGACTTTTCACCTGCATTGCCGAGAAATTATTTCATATCAAGCATCTGGAAGGTGAAAAATTTTCTATGGGGACGCTATTGAAGGAAATACCAGATATGCAAAACTTTACATGGCCCATTCCCCAGAAAAATTTCGCCGCCCTGTCACCCTCACCGGATGGTTTTCAACTACCCTCAGCCATATTGGATAGCTATAAAATGTCCAGCAGTCGATTGGAAGAATTTTTAAAGTCCAAAACGAATCAAGTTTTCAGTATTTCAGAAGCTCCTCGAACACTGACTTTAAAAGCAGATAGCATACTTATTCATAATGCTTCTTCTCCAATACGATATAACATGGCAGAAGGACAGTTCATGCTATCACTCAATAAAGATTCGTCAGCTTTTTCGTTACCTGAACTTTTAATCCATTATTTGATCTCTTATAACCTTAGTATAATAGCTCGTTATGAAACAGAATGGTGGGCAGAGCTGATGAAAACAATGCCTAATGATGATTACCCTTGCATTGTGCAATTCCTTAAAATAAGCCAAGCTAAGGTGCCCTTTTTAATATTCGAATGGATTAAGTCCAAAAGGTTCAACTTTTGA
- the guaB gene encoding IMP dehydrogenase produces the protein MWENKFAKEGLTFDDVLLIPAKSEVLPKDVNLQVSLAENLKLNLPIISAGMDTVTEAEMAIAMARQGGLGIIHKNMSIEAQAELVDKVKRSESGVINDPFFLTPDHQVFDAEHLMGKYRISGVPVVNNLEDRKLVGIITNRDLRFISDFSLKISSVMTVENLVTAPVGTNLEQAEKILQKYKIEKLPLVDDNGVLKGLITIKDIEKVIEFPNSAKDKQGRLLAGAAVGVTKDTLKRVEMLVKSQVDAIVLDTAHGHSAGVLEMVKEISEAYPELTIIAGNVATAEGTKALIEAGADVVKVGIGPGSICTTRVVAGVGVPQITAVFDCATEARKYGKTIIADGGIKYSGDIVKALAAGGHAVMLGSMLAGVTESPGETEIFQGRRFKVYRGMGSVAAMEKGSKDRYFQEDNKKFVPEGIEGRLPYKGPLSDTIFQLIGGIRSGMGYCGTATLEDLRENSQFVKMTGAGLRESHPHDVQITKEAPNYSM, from the coding sequence ATGTGGGAAAATAAATTTGCAAAAGAAGGTTTAACCTTTGATGATGTCCTATTAATTCCAGCGAAATCAGAGGTTTTGCCGAAAGATGTTAACCTTCAAGTCAGCTTAGCTGAAAATTTAAAGCTCAACCTTCCTATCATCAGTGCAGGAATGGATACCGTTACAGAAGCTGAGATGGCAATTGCCATGGCTCGTCAAGGCGGATTGGGTATTATCCATAAAAATATGTCTATTGAGGCACAAGCTGAACTGGTGGATAAAGTAAAACGTTCAGAAAGCGGTGTTATTAACGATCCATTTTTCTTAACGCCAGATCACCAAGTATTTGATGCAGAGCATTTAATGGGTAAATATCGCATTTCGGGTGTGCCTGTTGTCAACAATTTAGAGGATCGAAAACTTGTGGGTATTATTACAAACCGTGATTTGCGATTTATTTCCGATTTTTCTTTGAAAATTTCCAGTGTCATGACTGTAGAGAATCTGGTCACAGCTCCAGTGGGAACTAACTTGGAACAAGCAGAAAAGATTCTTCAAAAATACAAAATTGAAAAGCTTCCCCTTGTAGACGATAATGGTGTTCTTAAAGGACTTATTACAATCAAGGACATCGAGAAAGTCATTGAGTTCCCGAACTCGGCGAAAGATAAGCAAGGAAGGTTACTTGCAGGTGCTGCTGTTGGTGTGACTAAAGATACATTGAAGCGTGTAGAAATGCTTGTTAAGTCCCAAGTAGATGCAATTGTGCTTGATACTGCTCACGGTCATTCAGCGGGTGTCCTTGAAATGGTAAAGGAAATCAGCGAGGCATATCCTGAATTGACGATCATCGCTGGTAACGTGGCTACAGCTGAAGGAACGAAGGCATTGATTGAAGCGGGAGCTGATGTAGTGAAAGTGGGAATCGGACCAGGGTCAATCTGTACGACAAGGGTTGTAGCCGGTGTAGGAGTTCCTCAAATCACGGCAGTCTTCGATTGTGCGACAGAAGCAAGGAAATATGGTAAAACGATCATCGCTGATGGCGGAATTAAATACTCTGGTGATATCGTTAAAGCTCTAGCTGCAGGCGGACATGCAGTAATGCTTGGAAGTATGCTTGCCGGTGTAACTGAAAGCCCTGGTGAAACGGAAATTTTCCAAGGTCGCCGTTTTAAAGTATATCGGGGTATGGGTTCTGTTGCAGCGATGGAAAAGGGATCTAAGGATCGTTACTTCCAAGAAGATAACAAGAAATTCGTACCGGAAGGCATCGAAGGGCGCCTTCCATACAAAGGACCTCTTTCAGATACCATTTTCCAACTGATTGGCGGCATTCGTTCAGGTATGGGATATTGCGGAACAGCCACATTGGAAGATTTGAGAGAAAACTCTCAATTTGTCAAAATGACTGGTGCCGGGTTAAGAGAGAGTCATCCTCATGATGTCCAAATTACAAAAGAAGCACCGAATTATTCAATGTAA
- a CDS encoding D-alanyl-D-alanine carboxypeptidase family protein, with amino-acid sequence MKKISKITLIFTFVFALVMSQFAYQPGEAVAESDNLGLKAEAAIIIDGKTGQIVYEKNADEVLGIASMSKMMTEYIIMESIKNGKISWDQKVKINKYVHDLSKAPHLSNVGLTEGEDYTVKELYQAMAVYSGNAATVALAQLISGSEKSFVKLMNEKATKLGLKNHKFVNASGLNNSDLLGQYPTGKADEENIMTAKDTALLAYRLINDYPEVLKIASIPKLKFRDGKEYSNFNWMLPGLIFEYKGVDGLKTGSTDYAGYGHTGTVIRDGQRYITVVMKSTSKTERFADSTKLMNYAYATFKKEKVLPANYQVKGKETLSVVKGKEKSVKVQTEKAFELLVENGEKDNYKTDLVIDKNKLNDDGKLTAPIKKGEKLGYITVTPKNGEDYGYINGDPVKVNVVAAESVEKANWFVLSMRAVGGFFGDVWSSVASTVKGWF; translated from the coding sequence TTGAAAAAAATCAGCAAGATTACCCTCATTTTCACTTTTGTCTTTGCTCTTGTTATGTCGCAATTTGCCTATCAACCGGGGGAAGCTGTTGCTGAATCTGATAATTTAGGTTTAAAAGCAGAGGCAGCCATCATCATTGATGGTAAAACAGGACAAATCGTGTATGAAAAAAATGCCGATGAAGTATTAGGGATTGCATCCATGTCAAAAATGATGACTGAATACATCATAATGGAGTCAATCAAAAATGGGAAAATCAGTTGGGATCAAAAAGTAAAAATAAATAAATACGTGCATGATCTTTCAAAAGCACCGCATTTGTCGAATGTTGGGTTAACAGAAGGTGAAGATTACACAGTTAAAGAACTATATCAAGCCATGGCTGTCTATTCTGGAAATGCGGCAACGGTAGCTTTAGCACAATTGATTTCCGGAAGTGAAAAGAGTTTTGTTAAATTAATGAATGAAAAAGCAACAAAATTAGGCTTGAAAAACCATAAATTCGTTAATGCCAGCGGTTTGAATAACTCCGATTTATTAGGGCAATACCCTACTGGTAAAGCAGATGAAGAAAATATCATGACAGCAAAAGATACTGCTCTTCTTGCTTATCGTCTAATAAACGATTATCCGGAAGTATTAAAAATTGCGAGTATTCCTAAATTGAAGTTCCGTGATGGAAAAGAGTATTCGAACTTCAACTGGATGTTGCCTGGCCTGATATTTGAATATAAAGGCGTAGATGGACTGAAAACGGGATCTACTGACTATGCCGGTTATGGTCATACAGGGACGGTTATCCGGGATGGCCAACGCTATATCACGGTGGTAATGAAGTCCACTAGTAAAACTGAACGTTTTGCGGATAGCACTAAGCTGATGAACTATGCTTATGCAACCTTCAAAAAAGAAAAAGTACTTCCAGCCAATTACCAAGTGAAAGGGAAAGAAACACTTTCAGTAGTAAAAGGTAAGGAAAAAAGTGTTAAGGTTCAAACTGAAAAAGCGTTTGAGCTACTTGTTGAAAATGGTGAGAAAGATAACTATAAAACAGATTTAGTGATCGATAAAAACAAATTGAATGATGATGGTAAGTTGACTGCACCAATCAAAAAAGGTGAAAAACTTGGATACATCACAGTCACTCCTAAAAACGGCGAAGATTACGGGTACATTAACGGCGATCCAGTGAAGGTTAACGTCGTAGCTGCTGAGTCTGTTGAAAAGGCAAACTGGTTCGTATTATCAATGCGTGCGGTTGGCGGATTCTTTGGTGATGTATGGAGCAGTGTAGCTTCTACAGTTAAAGGCTGGTTTTAA
- the serS gene encoding serine--tRNA ligase — translation MLDLKYVRNNFEEVKRVLQFRGEDLTDLGKFEELDLKRRTLIADTEKLKSKRNEVSQQVAVLKREKKDADQLIAEMREVGDQIKGFDDELREVEARLGTLLLSIPNIPHESVPVGETEDDNVEIRKWGELPEFKFEPKPHWDVAGDLGILDFERAAKVTGSRFVFYRGLGARLERALISFMLDLHVEEHGYEEMLPPYMVNRASMTGTGQLPKFEEDAFRIESEDYFLIPTAEVPVTNFHRDEIMSMDDLPISYAAYSASFRSEAGSAGRDTRGLIRQHQFNKVELVKFVKPEDSYGELENLTGHAEKVLQLLGLPYRVLSMCTGDLGFTAAKKYDIEVWIPSYGTYREISSCSNFEAFQARRANIRFRRDAKGKPEHVHTLNGSGLAIGRTVAALLENYQQEDGSVIIPEVLRPYMRGVEVIKP, via the coding sequence ATGTTGGATTTGAAATATGTAAGAAATAATTTTGAAGAAGTAAAACGTGTACTGCAATTCAGAGGAGAAGATCTAACTGATTTAGGTAAATTTGAAGAGCTTGATTTGAAGCGCCGAACCTTGATTGCCGATACGGAAAAGTTGAAAAGCAAAAGGAATGAAGTTTCACAGCAAGTGGCAGTATTGAAACGGGAGAAAAAGGATGCTGACCAGTTGATTGCCGAAATGCGTGAAGTTGGAGATCAAATCAAAGGATTCGATGATGAGCTTCGTGAAGTGGAAGCCCGCTTAGGAACATTACTTCTTTCCATTCCTAATATTCCGCATGAAAGTGTCCCAGTTGGTGAAACGGAAGACGATAATGTTGAAATCCGTAAATGGGGGGAATTGCCGGAATTCAAATTTGAACCAAAACCACACTGGGATGTAGCTGGAGATTTAGGCATCCTGGATTTTGAACGGGCAGCAAAAGTTACCGGAAGCCGATTTGTATTTTATAGGGGTCTAGGTGCACGGTTAGAGCGTGCTTTAATTAGCTTTATGTTGGATCTTCATGTTGAAGAACACGGATATGAAGAAATGCTGCCTCCATATATGGTCAACCGTGCAAGCATGACTGGCACAGGTCAGTTACCTAAATTCGAGGAGGATGCCTTCCGTATTGAAAGTGAAGATTACTTCTTGATTCCTACGGCTGAAGTGCCTGTGACAAATTTCCATCGTGATGAAATCATGAGCATGGATGATCTGCCGATAAGTTATGCGGCATACAGCGCTTCTTTCCGATCAGAGGCAGGTTCTGCCGGTCGTGATACCCGCGGGTTAATTCGCCAGCACCAGTTCAATAAGGTTGAATTAGTGAAGTTTGTAAAGCCGGAAGATTCTTATGGGGAATTGGAAAACCTCACGGGTCATGCCGAAAAGGTCCTTCAATTGCTAGGCCTTCCATATCGAGTACTAAGCATGTGTACGGGAGATCTTGGTTTCACTGCTGCTAAAAAGTATGATATCGAGGTTTGGATCCCGAGTTATGGAACGTATCGTGAAATTTCTTCTTGCAGTAACTTTGAAGCATTCCAGGCTAGAAGGGCCAATATCCGCTTCCGACGTGATGCAAAAGGAAAACCGGAACACGTCCATACTCTAAATGGATCAGGTTTGGCAATCGGCCGTACAGTCGCGGCGCTTTTGGAAAATTATCAGCAGGAAGATGGCAGTGTTATCATTCCTGAAGTATTACGACCATATATGCGCGGTGTGGAGGTCATTAAACCGTAA
- a CDS encoding deoxynucleoside kinase has protein sequence MNLRKKYNIPNNAVITIAGTVGVGKSTMTNALADALQFRTSFEKVDTNPYLDKFYDDFNRWSFHLQIYFLAERFKEQKKIFEYGGGFIQDRSIYEDTGIFAKMHHEKGTMNDVDYETYTSLFNAMVMTPYFPHPDLLIYLEGSLDDILDRIQERGRPMEQHTPIEYWQEMHGRYEEWIDQFNACPVLRLNINEYDLMQDEASIEPLIKRIAEYMEQTKLLRNM, from the coding sequence ATGAACTTACGAAAGAAATATAATATTCCAAACAACGCCGTCATTACGATAGCAGGGACGGTTGGCGTAGGAAAATCGACCATGACCAATGCATTAGCCGATGCCCTTCAATTCAGGACATCCTTTGAAAAGGTTGATACGAACCCCTACCTGGATAAGTTTTACGATGATTTTAATCGTTGGAGTTTCCATCTGCAAATCTATTTCCTCGCTGAGCGTTTTAAAGAGCAAAAAAAAATCTTTGAATATGGCGGCGGTTTTATCCAAGACCGTTCCATTTATGAAGACACTGGAATATTTGCAAAAATGCATCATGAAAAAGGTACGATGAACGATGTGGACTACGAAACTTACACAAGCCTTTTCAACGCCATGGTAATGACGCCATACTTCCCGCACCCTGATTTACTTATCTATCTCGAAGGTTCACTGGACGATATCCTCGACCGTATCCAAGAGCGTGGCCGTCCGATGGAACAGCATACCCCAATTGAATATTGGCAGGAGATGCACGGCCGTTATGAAGAATGGATTGATCAATTTAATGCCTGTCCTGTCCTTCGATTGAATATAAATGAATATGATCTTATGCAGGATGAGGCAAGTATCGAACCTCTTATAAAACGGATTGCCGAATATATGGAGCAAACCAAGTTGTTACGAAATATGTAA